From Candidatus Babeliales bacterium, a single genomic window includes:
- a CDS encoding type II secretion system F family protein — protein MALYFYQAYSKEGKTVNGQIDASSLQQVKEQLSRQGLFPISISSQAQGGVYASIQRLFARKVSTKEIILFSKQLAVMLRSGVPLLQALELLTDHFTGTLQTTIIKVKDEIKEGSSLADALKKYPQTFDSTYVQLVRAGEASGKLEKILERLTELLERRAVISGKIKEALLMPAIQLFVATAVVIFLMVKVVPTLGSTFESQGKELPGPTQFLMAISNFIVNYYLFLIIFIILTIVGFIYWRSTPSGKKTIDTIILRIPYIRYFARTSAVVQFSQTLGMLLESGVNLAESLDIVCHIINNRVLADALNEARDKIIKQGKIAQYLKQTKMFPPIAIYLIQTGEQTGKLDAMLLTVASNYEKELATEIDKMTTFFNVGLMFGMAIVVGFIVISIALPLVSIGEITE, from the coding sequence GTGGCATTATATTTTTATCAAGCTTACTCCAAAGAGGGTAAAACCGTAAACGGACAAATCGACGCGTCTTCACTGCAGCAAGTCAAAGAACAGCTCAGTCGACAAGGACTGTTTCCTATCTCTATCTCGTCGCAAGCTCAAGGAGGAGTGTATGCAAGCATACAACGACTGTTTGCAAGAAAAGTATCAACAAAAGAAATCATCCTATTTTCAAAACAGTTAGCGGTGATGCTCCGCTCGGGAGTACCATTGCTACAAGCGCTTGAACTACTCACTGACCATTTTACTGGTACCTTGCAAACAACGATTATCAAAGTAAAAGATGAAATCAAAGAAGGAAGCTCGCTTGCTGATGCACTCAAAAAATATCCACAAACATTTGATAGCACCTACGTACAACTCGTGCGTGCTGGAGAGGCCAGTGGTAAACTAGAAAAAATTTTAGAGCGTCTAACCGAATTACTTGAACGTCGTGCAGTAATCAGCGGCAAAATTAAAGAAGCGCTTTTGATGCCAGCGATTCAACTTTTTGTAGCAACAGCTGTTGTTATCTTTTTAATGGTAAAAGTGGTGCCAACACTTGGCTCAACCTTTGAATCACAAGGCAAAGAGCTGCCTGGCCCAACACAATTTTTAATGGCAATATCTAACTTTATAGTCAATTATTACCTATTTTTAATCATCTTTATAATTCTTACAATCGTTGGTTTTATTTATTGGCGATCAACCCCATCAGGTAAAAAAACAATTGATACCATAATCTTGCGCATCCCTTATATTCGTTATTTTGCACGAACATCCGCAGTGGTACAATTTAGCCAAACGCTCGGTATGTTACTTGAAAGTGGTGTTAATTTAGCAGAATCTCTTGATATCGTTTGCCATATTATCAACAATCGTGTGCTCGCTGATGCACTCAATGAAGCGCGCGACAAAATCATAAAGCAGGGTAAAATAGCACAATATTTAAAACAGACTAAAATGTTTCCTCCAATCGCAATTTATCTAATACAGACGGGAGAGCAAACCGGTAAGCTTGACGCGATGTTACTGACCGTTGCAAGTAATTATGAAAAAGAGCTGGCTACAGAAATAGATAAAATGACCACATTTTTTAATGTTGGTTTAATGTTTGGTATGGCTATAGTTGTAGGATTTATTGTAATCTCAATAGCGCTACCATTAGTAAGTATTGGTGAAATTACAGAATAA